From the genome of Geminocystis herdmanii PCC 6308, one region includes:
- a CDS encoding M16 family metallopeptidase, whose protein sequence is MTLTLVKPNALHCPTITKFPNGLTIITEQIPVSAINLNIWFNVGSSVESDSINGMAHFLEHMIFKGTKNLASGEFERLLEARGAVTNAATSQEYTHFYFTCAPQDFGDILPLQLDLVLNPLLPQAEFERERMVVLEEINRSNDNPRRRIYQKMMVNSFPNLPYSRPILGTKEIIENVTREQMQNFHDLWYHPSNMTVVAVGNLPHEELTHRIINALNLDKINSLPEKPTYIPESAFNEIVTEEYTDKALQESRFMMTWRVPGLNNLEETLPLDVLAVILGQGRLSRLFRDLRENRRIVTRISATNMTNQIQGLFYIASQLPKENISIVKDAIIDHIADIQNKGITSQELNRVAQIVANQYIFQSEKPSDRTNLYGYYYSQVGSLNPALEYAEKIRKLTVEDIQKAAHKFLLLSAYGVIIANN, encoded by the coding sequence ATGACTTTAACATTAGTTAAACCAAACGCCCTTCATTGCCCTACGATTACAAAATTTCCTAATGGTTTAACTATTATTACCGAACAAATTCCAGTTTCTGCGATTAATCTTAATATATGGTTTAATGTAGGCTCGTCGGTAGAGTCAGATTCTATTAACGGCATGGCTCATTTTTTAGAACATATGATCTTTAAGGGGACAAAAAACCTTGCTAGTGGGGAGTTTGAGCGTTTATTGGAAGCCAGAGGTGCGGTGACGAATGCGGCAACCAGTCAAGAATATACTCATTTTTATTTTACTTGCGCCCCTCAAGATTTTGGGGATATTTTACCTCTACAGTTGGATTTGGTGTTAAATCCTCTATTACCTCAGGCAGAATTTGAACGAGAAAGAATGGTAGTTTTAGAGGAGATTAATCGATCGAATGATAACCCAAGACGCAGAATATATCAAAAAATGATGGTCAACAGTTTTCCTAATTTGCCTTATAGTCGTCCCATTTTAGGCACAAAAGAGATCATCGAAAATGTTACCCGTGAACAAATGCAGAATTTTCATGATTTATGGTATCATCCCTCAAATATGACGGTGGTAGCCGTAGGAAATTTACCTCATGAGGAGTTAACCCATAGGATTATCAATGCCCTTAACCTTGACAAAATTAATAGCCTACCCGAAAAACCAACCTATATACCTGAATCTGCATTTAACGAAATTGTCACGGAAGAATATACCGATAAGGCTTTACAAGAATCTCGTTTTATGATGACATGGCGTGTGCCGGGGTTAAATAATTTAGAAGAAACTCTCCCTTTAGATGTTTTAGCGGTAATATTAGGACAAGGTAGATTATCCCGACTATTTCGGGATTTGCGAGAAAATCGTCGTATTGTCACTCGCATTTCAGCAACTAATATGACTAATCAAATACAAGGTTTATTTTATATCGCCTCTCAATTACCAAAAGAAAATATCTCGATCGTCAAAGATGCTATAATTGATCATATTGCAGATATTCAAAATAAAGGCATAACATCTCAAGAATTAAATCGAGTTGCTCAAATTGTGGCGAATCAATATATTTTCCAAAGTGAAAAACCGAGCGATCGAACTAACTTATATGGTTATTATTATTCACAGGTAGGGAGTCTCAATCCAGCTTTAGAATATGCTGAAAAAATCAGAAAGTTAACCGTTGAAGATATACAAAAAGCCGCTCACAAATTTTTACTCCTGAGTGCTTATGGTGTTATAATTGCTAATAATTAA
- a CDS encoding two-component system response regulator, with product MKIFIVEDEIIAAESLIIDLEKLGYQIAGRCSDGDKAFEKIINTNPDLVLMDIHIKGEKDGITLAEELSKIFPPIPVIYLTAYADDQTLSRVIKTSPYGYVVKPYKIQDLASTIIIALNKYQELEYLKSKLTQQQEKLDFIIKHDEVTQLPNQLSLVENFNGILEVFYQQLNTQSFEHDRDIPKLIPIFYLRFDRFRLIRDEFGQELGNLLLKALVKRFQANLTEDTMFARLDGDEFVLIIPPLFTRQEVMDIAKTLLEKITPPFIYKNNEIYIDFKIGISLYPLHGQNIDELLYKAKEAVKDLDNKGENLYQVYSSTLHQYTPRQISLEAQLHHASERNELELYYQPKIEIATRKIIGAEALLRWNHPEEKFISPAVFIPLAEETGLIEEIGEWVLNRACEEFKIVQQKYRSDLEVAVNLSSRQFNQDLLEHKILKILGFHCFNPSLLQLELTESNLITNTSMAIKKINKLKSIGLSIAIDDFGTGYSSLGYIKDFNFDILKIDQCFIKDINHNPKNATITKYLIEMAHNLNLKVVAEGVEIEPELAFLYKNNCDYYQGYLFSRPLPFPQFQELLEKNI from the coding sequence ATGAAAATTTTTATCGTAGAAGATGAAATTATTGCAGCCGAAAGTCTTATTATTGACTTAGAAAAATTAGGCTATCAAATCGCTGGAAGATGTAGTGATGGAGATAAAGCATTCGAGAAAATTATCAATACCAATCCCGATTTAGTCTTGATGGATATTCATATCAAAGGAGAAAAAGATGGTATCACATTAGCTGAAGAATTAAGTAAAATTTTCCCCCCTATTCCTGTCATTTATTTAACTGCCTATGCTGATGATCAAACCTTAAGCCGAGTTATTAAAACTTCTCCCTATGGTTATGTTGTAAAGCCTTATAAAATTCAAGATTTAGCTAGTACTATTATTATTGCCCTAAATAAATATCAAGAACTAGAATATCTTAAATCTAAACTTACACAACAACAAGAAAAATTAGATTTTATTATTAAACATGATGAAGTAACTCAATTACCTAATCAATTATCTTTAGTAGAAAATTTTAATGGTATTTTAGAGGTATTTTATCAACAATTAAATACACAATCTTTTGAACACGATCGAGATATACCTAAACTAATCCCTATATTTTATCTTAGGTTCGATCGATTTAGACTCATTAGAGATGAATTTGGACAAGAATTAGGTAACTTATTATTAAAGGCTTTAGTGAAAAGATTTCAAGCTAATTTAACTGAAGATACCATGTTTGCTCGGCTTGATGGCGATGAATTTGTCCTGATTATTCCTCCTCTTTTTACTAGACAAGAAGTCATGGATATAGCTAAAACATTGTTAGAAAAAATTACCCCTCCATTTATCTATAAAAATAATGAAATTTATATAGATTTTAAAATAGGTATTAGTCTATATCCTTTACATGGACAAAATATAGATGAGCTTTTATATAAGGCAAAAGAAGCTGTTAAAGACTTAGACAATAAAGGAGAAAATTTATATCAAGTTTATTCTTCTACTTTGCATCAATATACCCCCAGACAAATTAGTTTAGAGGCACAATTACACCATGCTTCAGAAAGAAATGAACTTGAGTTATATTATCAACCAAAAATTGAAATTGCCACCCGTAAAATTATCGGTGCTGAAGCATTATTACGATGGAATCATCCTGAAGAAAAATTTATTTCCCCTGCCGTATTTATTCCTTTAGCAGAAGAAACAGGATTAATTGAGGAAATCGGAGAATGGGTTTTAAATCGTGCCTGTGAAGAATTCAAAATTGTACAACAAAAATATAGAAGTGATTTAGAAGTAGCTGTTAATCTTTCTTCTCGTCAATTTAATCAAGATTTATTAGAACATAAAATTTTAAAAATTCTAGGTTTTCATTGTTTTAATCCCTCATTATTACAGTTAGAGTTGACAGAAAGTAATTTAATTACTAATACTTCTATGGCAATTAAGAAAATAAATAAACTTAAATCTATTGGTTTAAGCATTGCTATCGATGATTTTGGTACAGGTTATTCTTCTTTAGGCTATATTAAAGATTTTAACTTCGATATTCTTAAAATTGATCAATGTTTTATCAAAGACATTAATCATAATCCTAAAAATGCTACCATTACCAAATATTTAATAGAAATGGCACATAATCTCAACTTAAAAGTGGTAGCAGAAGGAGTCGAAATTGAACCAGAATTAGCCTTTTTATATAAGAATAATTGCGACTATTATCAAGGTTATTTATTTAGTCGCCCTTTACCTTTTCCTCAGTTTCAAGAATTGTTAGAAAAAAATATTTAA
- the alaS gene encoding alanine--tRNA ligase — MTNIPPSLTGNEIREKFLNFFEQKQHKILPSASLVPEDPTVLLTIAGMLPFKPIFLGQKTSEFPRATTSQKCIRTNDIENVGRTARHHTFFEMLGNFSFGDYFKSQAIAWGWELSTQVFQLPPERIVVSVFREDDEAFAIWRDEVGIPEKRIIRMGEEDNFWKSGVTGPCGPCSELYYDFKPELGDDNIDLEDDTRFIEFYNLVFMQYNRDAEGNLTPLQNKNIDTGMGLERMAQILQRVPNNYETDLIFPIITTAGKLADIDYKTASENTKVSLKVIGDHVRSIVQMIADGISASNIGRGYILRRLIRRVVRHGRLIGIDGNFINEVAESAIKLLEGVYSNTREREKVIKTELQREESAFLATLERGEKLLNEVIIKLKSQQKTVISGEDAFTLYDTYGFPLELTQEIAEEEGLTVDVSGFEAEMEAQRVRSQSAHETIDLTVQGSIDKLAEHIHPTEFLGYSEYQLISHIEALLIEGKSVEKAETGRKVQLILNKTPFYAESGGQIGDRGYLAGEDVLVSIEDVQKESGFFVHYGTVERGSIEVGQKLRATIDKACRNRVKANHTATHLLQSALKKVVDENISQAGSLVSFDKLRFDFNSPQPITKQQLQQVEDLINTWIAEAHPTDISIMGIDEAKAKGAIAMFGEKYGSEVRVIDIPSVSMELCGGTHVNNTAEIGLFKIISETGVASGIRRIEAVAGASVLEYLKVRDEVVKQLSDKLKAKPEEIFDRFSNLQSELKGTQKELENIKQELALLKSENLINDAESVGEFKILVANMGALDAKSLQSAGEKLQQKLGNSAVILASIPEASEGANGRSPVHLVAAFGEKVYKEKQLQAGKFIGEIAKICGGGGGGKPNLAQAGGKDTSKIEEALTIAKNKLIDALS, encoded by the coding sequence ATGACTAATATCCCTCCCTCCCTCACGGGAAACGAAATCAGAGAGAAATTTTTAAACTTTTTCGAGCAAAAACAACATAAAATCTTGCCTAGTGCCTCATTAGTGCCAGAAGATCCCACTGTTTTACTCACGATCGCAGGAATGCTCCCCTTTAAGCCCATTTTCTTAGGACAGAAAACCTCTGAATTTCCCCGCGCAACCACTTCTCAAAAGTGCATCCGTACTAATGATATTGAAAACGTAGGGCGCACTGCCAGACATCATACTTTTTTCGAGATGTTGGGTAACTTTAGCTTCGGTGATTACTTTAAGTCACAAGCCATCGCATGGGGTTGGGAATTGTCAACTCAAGTGTTTCAATTACCTCCAGAAAGAATCGTTGTCAGTGTGTTTAGAGAAGACGATGAGGCTTTTGCTATCTGGCGTGATGAAGTGGGAATCCCCGAAAAACGGATTATTCGCATGGGAGAAGAAGATAACTTCTGGAAATCGGGGGTAACAGGTCCTTGTGGTCCTTGTTCCGAGTTATACTATGATTTTAAGCCCGAATTGGGGGATGATAATATCGACTTGGAAGACGATACCCGCTTCATCGAGTTTTATAACTTGGTGTTTATGCAGTATAACCGAGACGCTGAAGGCAATTTAACCCCTCTGCAAAACAAAAACATTGATACAGGCATGGGGTTAGAAAGGATGGCGCAAATTCTGCAACGAGTGCCGAATAACTATGAAACTGACTTGATTTTCCCGATTATTACCACCGCAGGAAAGTTGGCAGATATTGACTATAAAACTGCTTCGGAAAATACTAAGGTATCTTTGAAAGTTATCGGTGATCATGTGCGATCAATCGTACAGATGATTGCTGATGGTATTTCGGCATCGAATATCGGCAGGGGTTATATTTTGCGCCGTCTGATACGTCGTGTGGTGCGTCACGGGCGTTTAATCGGCATCGATGGCAATTTTATCAATGAGGTAGCCGAAAGCGCTATTAAGCTATTAGAAGGGGTTTACAGCAACACCAGAGAAAGAGAAAAGGTAATCAAAACCGAGTTGCAACGGGAGGAGTCGGCATTTTTAGCAACCCTCGAAAGGGGTGAAAAACTCTTAAATGAGGTGATAATTAAGCTCAAAAGTCAGCAAAAAACCGTTATTTCGGGAGAGGATGCTTTCACTCTTTATGATACTTATGGTTTCCCTCTCGAATTGACTCAAGAAATTGCAGAGGAGGAAGGCTTAACGGTTGATGTGTCTGGTTTTGAAGCGGAAATGGAAGCCCAAAGAGTTCGATCGCAGTCTGCCCATGAAACCATTGATTTAACTGTACAGGGTAGCATAGATAAGTTAGCAGAGCATATTCATCCCACGGAATTTTTAGGCTATAGCGAGTATCAGTTAATCAGTCACATCGAGGCGTTATTGATTGAGGGTAAATCGGTGGAAAAAGCCGAAACTGGGCGTAAAGTTCAGCTAATCTTGAATAAAACCCCATTTTATGCGGAATCTGGGGGGCAAATTGGCGATCGAGGTTATTTAGCAGGAGAAGATGTGTTAGTATCGATCGAAGATGTACAAAAAGAGTCGGGCTTTTTCGTCCACTATGGTACAGTAGAAAGAGGTTCGATCGAAGTAGGGCAAAAGTTACGCGCTACTATTGATAAAGCCTGTCGTAATCGAGTTAAAGCCAATCACACCGCAACTCATTTGTTACAGTCAGCTTTGAAAAAAGTTGTCGATGAAAACATCTCTCAGGCTGGTTCTTTGGTATCCTTTGATAAGTTAAGATTCGACTTTAATTCTCCTCAACCAATTACTAAGCAACAGTTACAACAAGTTGAAGATTTAATCAACACTTGGATAGCAGAAGCACATCCTACCGATATTAGTATTATGGGCATTGATGAGGCTAAAGCTAAAGGTGCGATCGCCATGTTTGGGGAGAAATACGGCTCAGAAGTGCGTGTTATCGATATTCCTAGCGTTTCCATGGAGTTATGCGGAGGCACTCATGTTAATAATACAGCCGAAATTGGCTTATTTAAGATTATCTCCGAAACTGGGGTTGCTTCTGGTATCAGACGTATCGAAGCTGTGGCAGGTGCATCTGTTTTAGAATATCTCAAAGTTAGAGATGAAGTAGTGAAGCAATTATCAGACAAATTAAAAGCCAAACCAGAAGAAATTTTCGATCGATTTTCTAACCTTCAAAGTGAGTTAAAAGGTACTCAAAAAGAGTTAGAAAATATTAAGCAAGAGTTAGCTTTATTGAAGTCTGAAAACTTAATTAATGATGCGGAATCTGTGGGTGAATTTAAAATTTTAGTCGCCAATATGGGGGCATTAGATGCTAAATCGTTGCAATCCGCAGGAGAAAAATTACAACAAAAACTAGGTAATTCTGCGGTGATTTTAGCCTCCATTCCTGAAGCGAGTGAAGGGGCGAACGGCCGTTCGCCCGTACATTTAGTGGCGGCTTTTGGTGAAAAAGTTTATAAAGAAAAACAACTTCAAGCAGGTAAATTTATCGGCGAAATTGCTAAAATTTGCGGTGGTGGAGGCGGTGGAAAACCAAATCTTGCCCAAGCTGGTGGTAAGGATACAAGTAAAATTGAGGAGGCTTTAACTATAGCTAAAAATAAATTAATTGACGCTTTATCTTAA
- a CDS encoding BrnT family toxin codes for MEFEYDENKSNINKQKHGIDFEEAQLLWLDNNRIEIKTNSTNEFRIIIIGKIREKYWSAIITYRQNKIRIISVRRSRKQEVNFYES; via the coding sequence ATGGAATTTGAGTATGATGAAAATAAAAGTAATATAAATAAACAAAAACATGGAATTGATTTTGAAGAAGCCCAATTATTATGGTTAGACAATAATCGTATTGAGATAAAAACAAATTCAACCAATGAATTTCGGATTATAATAATTGGTAAAATTCGAGAAAAATATTGGTCTGCAATAATAACATATCGTCAAAATAAAATTAGAATTATATCTGTTAGACGATCGAGAAAACAAGAGGTAAATTTTTATGAAAGCTGA
- the brnA gene encoding type II toxin-antitoxin system BrnA family antitoxin yields MKAEELDLLFDEGKEDILEYFDLSTAKRPALEKTKIDLDLPQWMIIALDKEAKRLGIESQSLIKVWIAQHLDSVKI; encoded by the coding sequence ATGAAAGCTGAAGAATTAGATTTATTATTTGATGAAGGAAAAGAGGATATTTTAGAATATTTTGATTTATCAACGGCAAAACGTCCCGCTTTAGAAAAGACAAAAATTGATTTAGATTTACCCCAATGGATGATTATTGCCTTAGATAAAGAAGCGAAAAGATTAGGTATTGAGTCTCAATCTTTAATTAAAGTCTGGATTGCTCAACATTTAGATTCCGTTAAAATATAA
- a CDS encoding type II toxin-antitoxin system HicB family antitoxin, with translation MNNHNENFTLKIKPRATEDNCFVVFLPEFSQNVMQPLTHGETYEEALKNGQEVLELIIEEYQEDGKILPQPKTFIFA, from the coding sequence ATGAACAATCATAACGAAAATTTTACTCTAAAAATTAAGCCTCGTGCAACTGAAGATAATTGTTTTGTGGTTTTTTTACCTGAATTTAGTCAGAATGTTATGCAACCTCTCACTCATGGGGAAACCTATGAAGAAGCCTTAAAAAATGGGCAAGAAGTTTTAGAATTAATTATAGAAGAATATCAAGAAGATGGTAAAATTTTACCTCAACCTAAAACCTTTATTTTTGCTTAA
- a CDS encoding type II toxin-antitoxin system HicB family antitoxin — MMKKREFYVVIEKDEDGFYVGEVPQLKACYSQGETIDELMENMKEVITMCLEELEENNNLVSLNEFIGVQKIRV, encoded by the coding sequence ATAATGAAAAAAAGAGAATTTTATGTAGTAATTGAAAAAGATGAGGATGGTTTTTATGTGGGAGAAGTGCCACAATTAAAAGCCTGTTATTCCCAAGGAGAAACCATTGATGAATTAATGGAAAATATGAAGGAAGTTATCACTATGTGTTTAGAAGAATTAGAAGAAAATAACAATTTAGTCAGTCTTAATGAATTTATAGGAGTACAAAAAATTAGAGTCTAA
- a CDS encoding type II toxin-antitoxin system HicA family toxin, which translates to MPKLPSVTANEIIKALKKIGFVEIRQKGSHLRLKHPDNRIVTIPVHSGKILGKGLFTKILRDSELSIAQRHFVIEELIKLL; encoded by the coding sequence ATGCCTAAATTACCTAGTGTCACTGCCAATGAAATTATTAAGGCATTGAAAAAAATTGGTTTTGTTGAAATCAGACAAAAAGGAAGTCATCTTCGACTAAAACATCCAGATAACAGAATTGTTACGATACCCGTACATAGTGGTAAAATTCTAGGAAAAGGGTTGTTTACAAAAATTCTACGAGATTCGGAATTATCGATCGCGCAGCGCCACTTCGTGATCGAAGAATTAATAAAGTTGTTATAA
- a CDS encoding type II toxin-antitoxin system HicB family antitoxin produces MKYTIVIQWSNEDNCFVVLLPDFKNEMQPITHGETYEEALKNGQEVLELIMEEYQEDGKTLPQPKTFIFA; encoded by the coding sequence ATGAAATATACGATCGTTATTCAATGGAGTAATGAAGATAACTGTTTTGTCGTGCTTCTTCCTGATTTTAAAAATGAAATGCAACCCATTACTCATGGTGAAACCTATGAAGAAGCCTTAAAAAATGGGCAAGAAGTTTTAGAATTAATTATGGAAGAATATCAAGAAGATGGTAAAACTTTACCTCAGCCTAAAACCTTTATTTTTGCTTAA
- a CDS encoding ApaLI family restriction endonuclease, translating to MKIESLKKKELENYCQKYGIKIQGKNTKQQLLELINQDKFNKINNAIKQGKQLELLISQIHLLSEEYASQLKIQIDLRKKEMKNDDTSHYLIYRVLGITSQEGQKIDEYQNIGRFLYNYAGSFLEEVASLCLLFNNPQGRKTTVKNSFGTKPKAFEIDFLDGNDAIEIKWRDATTDGDHITKEHTRVKAIENHGYKPIRVMFYYPQREQAINIQQTLETVYKGVNGEYYAGEEAWNFIKNRTGFDLKQILINIADQKTPEKS from the coding sequence ATGAAAATAGAATCTTTAAAGAAAAAAGAGCTTGAAAATTATTGTCAAAAATATGGTATTAAAATACAAGGTAAAAATACAAAACAACAGTTATTAGAATTAATTAATCAGGATAAATTTAACAAAATTAATAATGCTATTAAACAAGGAAAACAACTAGAATTGTTAATATCGCAAATTCATTTACTTTCTGAAGAATATGCTTCTCAATTAAAAATACAAATTGATTTGAGAAAAAAAGAAATGAAGAATGATGATACTTCCCATTATTTAATTTATAGAGTTTTAGGAATAACCAGTCAAGAAGGTCAAAAAATAGACGAATATCAAAATATTGGCAGGTTTTTATATAATTATGCTGGTTCTTTTTTAGAAGAAGTTGCCTCTTTATGTTTATTATTTAATAATCCTCAAGGAAGAAAAACTACTGTTAAAAATTCTTTTGGTACAAAACCGAAAGCCTTTGAAATTGATTTTTTAGATGGTAATGACGCTATAGAAATTAAATGGAGAGATGCCACTACTGATGGAGACCATATCACCAAAGAGCATACGAGGGTAAAAGCGATCGAAAATCATGGATATAAACCCATTAGAGTAATGTTTTATTATCCTCAAAGAGAACAAGCTATCAATATTCAACAAACCTTAGAAACGGTTTACAAGGGAGTAAATGGGGAATATTATGCAGGAGAAGAAGCATGGAATTTTATCAAAAATCGTACAGGATTTGATTTAAAACAGATTTTAATAAATATTGCGGATCAAAAAACACCAGAAAAAAGTTAA
- a CDS encoding DNA-methyltransferase — MDKIIKGNCINELKNIDSEIIDLIYLDPPFFTQKKHSLTTRDNNINYEFNDVWNSLNDYLLMMEKCLIECKRVLKKTGNIFLHCDKSASHHLRILLDKIFGSDNFRSEIIWSYKRWSNSKKGLLNSHQTIYFYSKTDDFKFNTIYTDYSPTTNVDQIWQLREKNGNGKSVYKKDKNGNIILAQEKKGVPLSDVWEIPFLNPKAKERVGYPTQKPVLLLQQIINISTDEDDLVLDAFCGSGTTCVASKSLNRRFIGIDISEDAIELTKKRLNEMIITKSELLEKGKTSYMEKSEEELFLLKSINAIPVQRNNGIDGFLKRQFNDKPIPVRIQKKDETLEDAIASINNSEQAKKSDFKIVIQTNNYHQLFSLEDNKIIIIKSSELLINEELSKINILAS; from the coding sequence ATGGACAAAATAATTAAGGGAAATTGTATTAATGAATTGAAAAATATTGACTCAGAAATAATTGATTTAATTTATTTAGATCCGCCATTCTTTACTCAAAAAAAACATTCTTTAACAACTCGTGATAATAACATTAATTATGAGTTTAATGATGTTTGGAATAGTCTAAATGATTATTTATTAATGATGGAAAAATGTTTGATTGAATGTAAAAGGGTGTTAAAAAAAACGGGAAACATTTTTTTACATTGTGATAAATCAGCCTCTCATCATTTAAGAATTTTATTAGATAAAATATTTGGCTCTGATAATTTTAGAAGTGAAATTATTTGGTCTTATAAAAGATGGTCAAATTCTAAAAAAGGTTTACTTAATTCTCATCAAACTATTTATTTTTATTCCAAAACAGATGATTTTAAATTTAACACTATTTATACTGATTATTCTCCCACAACAAATGTTGATCAAATATGGCAATTAAGAGAAAAAAATGGTAATGGTAAATCTGTTTATAAAAAGGATAAAAATGGTAATATAATTTTAGCTCAAGAGAAAAAAGGTGTTCCTTTATCGGATGTTTGGGAAATACCTTTTTTAAATCCAAAAGCAAAAGAAAGAGTTGGTTATCCTACACAAAAACCTGTTTTACTTTTACAACAAATTATTAATATTTCTACCGATGAAGACGATTTAGTTTTAGATGCTTTTTGTGGTAGTGGTACAACTTGCGTCGCATCAAAGTCTTTAAATCGTAGATTTATTGGAATAGATATATCGGAGGATGCGATCGAACTTACTAAAAAAAGATTAAATGAGATGATTATAACTAAGTCTGAACTTCTGGAAAAAGGAAAAACAAGTTATATGGAAAAATCAGAAGAAGAACTATTTTTATTGAAAAGTATTAATGCTATTCCTGTACAAAGAAATAACGGCATTGATGGTTTTTTGAAAAGACAATTTAATGATAAACCTATACCCGTTAGAATACAGAAAAAAGATGAAACTTTAGAAGATGCGATCGCCTCTATTAATAATTCAGAACAAGCAAAAAAAAGTGATTTTAAAATAGTTATTCAAACTAACAATTATCATCAGTTATTCTCTTTAGAAGATAATAAAATTATCATTATTAAATCTTCTGAATTATTGATTAATGAAGAATTAAGTAAAATAAATATTCTGGCAAGTTAA
- a CDS encoding PAS domain S-box protein gives MLESSQTNLYKLLWEYDPNALIAIDRHLVIRLVNPSFCQLFKIENEQIIGKPVTEILGDIRHIKEAWDKKQVIKNRETEYITHNIIVKEFIFPIPEENFILCIMTDITSEILQQKELKEMQEEMISKVNKVVHNQMKVAQEIAGLLGETTAETKVTLFKLLALFNK, from the coding sequence ATGTTAGAAAGTAGTCAAACTAATCTTTATAAATTGTTGTGGGAATATGATCCTAATGCCTTAATTGCTATCGATCGTCACTTAGTAATAAGATTAGTAAATCCATCATTTTGTCAACTATTTAAAATAGAAAATGAGCAAATAATTGGTAAACCAGTAACAGAAATATTAGGAGATATTCGTCATATTAAAGAGGCATGGGATAAAAAACAGGTAATCAAAAATAGAGAAACAGAATATATCACCCATAATATTATTGTCAAAGAATTTATTTTTCCTATACCAGAAGAAAATTTTATTTTGTGCATTATGACAGATATAACATCAGAAATTTTGCAACAAAAAGAATTAAAAGAAATGCAGGAAGAAATGATTAGTAAAGTTAATAAAGTTGTTCATAATCAAATGAAAGTTGCCCAAGAAATAGCAGGTTTATTAGGAGAAACTACCGCAGAAACTAAAGTAACTTTATTTAAACTTTTAGCACTTTTTAATAAGTAG
- a CDS encoding (2Fe-2S) ferredoxin domain-containing protein: MVKENLYLCMGSACHQLGVYEVLPQIQSLINQYDLNDKVELKGSFCLETCSSGIVMKFRDKHFIHISPQNLEDKFLKEILPMIK; this comes from the coding sequence ATGGTCAAAGAAAACTTATATTTGTGTATGGGTTCAGCTTGTCACCAATTAGGGGTTTATGAAGTTTTACCGCAAATACAATCATTAATAAACCAATACGATCTTAACGATAAAGTAGAACTAAAAGGCTCATTTTGTTTAGAAACTTGTAGCTCTGGAATTGTGATGAAATTTAGAGATAAACACTTTATTCATATTAGCCCTCAGAATTTAGAAGACAAATTTTTAAAAGAAATATTACCCATGATCAAATAA